Proteins encoded in a region of the Gallalistipes aquisgranensis genome:
- a CDS encoding TPM domain-containing protein gives MLRKIFTATLLFTASVLAAAALDLPEPMKPARLVNDFAGIFNPVQRQALESRLVGFADSTSTQIAVVSVDDLDGTAISDYAARLFDKWGIGGGTDRNNGILILVKPKTAASRGEVFISTGYGLEGAVPDALAGRIVDYDMLPRFRQGDYYGGVNNAVSTLMGLTRGEFTADQYLSRHTQGSGRGGLWAVLGFLALLALLTGGSKKGPRHTITSEGDVARAILWGSILSSGHHRSGGGFGGFSGGGGGFGGFGGGFTGGGGAGGSW, from the coding sequence ATGTTAAGAAAAATATTCACAGCCACCCTGCTGTTCACCGCCTCCGTCCTTGCGGCGGCGGCCCTCGACCTGCCGGAACCGATGAAACCGGCCCGGCTGGTGAACGATTTCGCGGGCATTTTCAACCCGGTCCAGCGGCAGGCGCTGGAGAGCCGGCTCGTCGGATTCGCCGACTCGACCTCCACGCAGATCGCCGTCGTCTCGGTGGACGATCTGGACGGCACGGCCATCTCGGACTATGCGGCCCGCCTGTTCGACAAATGGGGCATCGGCGGCGGAACGGACAGGAACAACGGTATCCTGATTCTCGTCAAGCCCAAGACCGCCGCCTCGCGCGGCGAGGTCTTCATCAGCACGGGATACGGGCTGGAAGGGGCGGTTCCGGACGCACTGGCCGGACGGATCGTGGATTACGACATGCTCCCCCGCTTCCGTCAGGGCGACTATTACGGAGGTGTAAACAATGCCGTTTCGACGCTCATGGGACTCACCCGGGGCGAATTCACGGCAGACCAATACCTTTCCCGTCACACACAGGGTTCGGGACGGGGCGGCCTTTGGGCCGTGCTCGGATTCCTCGCGCTGCTGGCGCTGCTGACGGGAGGGTCGAAAAAGGGGCCCCGCCACACGATCACCTCCGAGGGCGACGTGGCCCGGGCGATTCTCTGGGGCAGCATCCTCTCGTCGGGCCATCACCGCTCGGGCGGAGGTTTCGGAGGCTTTTCCGGAGGCGGAGGCGGCTTCGGAGGATTCGGCGGAGGATTCACGGGCGGCGGAGGCGCCGGCGGGTCGTGGTAA
- a CDS encoding Nramp family divalent metal transporter produces the protein MASFLKNIRNKFDRSAHHPRLGGLEILRYIGPGLLVTVGFIDPGNWASNLAAGGEFGYSLLWMVTLSTIMLIVLQHNVAHLGIATGLCLSEAASIYLRPAASRTILGSAVLASVSTSLAEILGGAIALQMLFGVPVRIGAFLVLVFVLIMLFTNSYRLIEKWIIAFVSIIGLSFIYELSLATIDWSEAARAWVTPSFPPGSMIIIMSVLGAVVMPHNLFLHSEVIQSRQWNLSDEKVIKRQLRYEYFDTIFSMLIGWAINSAMILLAAATFFVSGTPVEELQQADSLLRPLLGNNATVIFAVALLFAGIASTITSGMAAGSIFAGIFKEPYDIKDSHSRLGVIISLAVAFLIILVIGNPFQGLIYSQMILSIQLPFTVFLQVYLTSSEKVMGKYKNSTFTKYLLYGIGAVVTLLNVMLLVSFFR, from the coding sequence ATGGCTTCCTTTCTGAAAAACATCCGGAACAAATTCGACCGCAGCGCCCACCATCCCCGACTGGGCGGACTGGAAATCCTGCGGTACATAGGCCCCGGACTGCTGGTGACCGTGGGATTCATCGACCCGGGCAACTGGGCGTCGAATCTGGCGGCCGGAGGCGAATTCGGCTACTCCCTGCTGTGGATGGTCACCCTCTCCACGATCATGTTGATCGTCCTCCAGCACAACGTCGCCCACCTGGGTATCGCCACGGGACTGTGCCTGTCGGAAGCGGCCAGCATCTACCTGCGTCCGGCCGCTTCGCGCACCATCCTCGGGTCGGCCGTGCTCGCTTCGGTCTCCACGTCGCTGGCCGAGATACTGGGCGGGGCGATCGCCCTCCAGATGCTCTTCGGCGTACCGGTCCGGATCGGGGCTTTCCTGGTGCTGGTCTTCGTGCTTATCATGCTCTTCACGAACAGTTACCGGCTGATCGAAAAATGGATCATCGCCTTCGTCTCGATCATCGGACTTTCGTTCATCTACGAACTCTCGCTGGCCACGATCGACTGGTCCGAAGCGGCACGCGCATGGGTCACCCCCTCGTTCCCGCCGGGCTCCATGATCATCATCATGAGCGTGCTGGGCGCCGTGGTCATGCCCCACAACCTTTTCCTGCATTCGGAGGTGATCCAGAGCCGGCAGTGGAATCTGAGCGACGAAAAAGTCATCAAAAGACAACTCCGGTACGAATACTTCGACACGATCTTCTCCATGCTCATCGGCTGGGCCATCAACAGCGCCATGATCCTGCTGGCGGCCGCCACCTTCTTCGTGTCGGGCACACCCGTGGAAGAGCTGCAACAGGCCGACTCGCTGCTGCGCCCGCTGCTGGGGAACAATGCGACGGTCATTTTCGCCGTAGCCCTGCTCTTTGCGGGAATCGCCTCGACGATCACCTCGGGCATGGCGGCAGGGTCGATCTTCGCCGGGATTTTCAAGGAGCCGTACGACATCAAAGACTCGCACTCGCGGCTGGGCGTCATCATCTCGCTGGCGGTGGCCTTCCTGATCATCCTGGTCATCGGCAACCCGTTCCAGGGACTGATCTACTCCCAGATGATCCTCAGCATCCAGCTTCCGTTCACCGTTTTCCTGCAGGTCTATCTCACCTCCTCGGAAAAGGTGATGGGCAAATACAAAAACTCGACCTTCACGAAATACCTCCTCTATGGGATCGGTGCCGTCGTGACCCTTCTGAACGTCATGCTGCTCGTGAGTTTCTTCCGATAG
- a CDS encoding C1 family peptidase, with translation MRKIVILLCIVTLGGIAPLRAQTKPAAKRGYQFTDTKVMPCTPVKDQAMSGTCWAFSGLSFLESEAMRAGKEAVDLAPMWVVRNAYIEKAIKYVRMCGTITFSPGGAVLDVFDIVRKYGIVPMEVYQGLNYGTTEHRHSELHSALKGYVAAIARNPNRSISTAWLDGFIGILDAYLGPAPEKFVYKGTEYTPQTFAASLGLDMDDYISLTSFTHHPFYTTFPIEVEDNWSWGYSYNLPLEEFVSVLSGAVDKGYTIYWDSDATEGGFASTKGYAVIRAITIDNVEEKDRERWLAMNPVEQRMFISNQGRCPWKEVEVTQEMRQKAFDSQATSDDHGMHIIGKAVDQTGSEFFKVKNSWGTNGQDYGGYFYASRPYVTYKTICAVVNRNAVPKEILKKFDRKK, from the coding sequence ATGAGGAAGATCGTAATTCTTCTGTGTATCGTCACCCTCGGCGGCATCGCGCCGCTGAGGGCCCAGACGAAACCGGCGGCGAAAAGGGGCTATCAGTTCACCGACACCAAGGTGATGCCCTGCACTCCGGTCAAGGACCAGGCCATGAGCGGTACCTGCTGGGCCTTTTCGGGATTGAGTTTCCTGGAGAGTGAGGCCATGCGTGCGGGAAAGGAGGCGGTCGATCTGGCTCCGATGTGGGTGGTGCGCAACGCCTACATCGAGAAGGCGATCAAGTACGTCCGCATGTGCGGTACGATTACGTTCAGTCCCGGCGGCGCCGTGCTGGACGTGTTCGACATTGTCAGGAAGTACGGGATCGTTCCGATGGAGGTCTATCAGGGGCTCAACTACGGAACGACCGAACACAGGCATTCCGAACTGCACAGTGCGCTGAAAGGGTATGTGGCGGCTATCGCCCGCAATCCCAACAGAAGTATCTCCACGGCATGGCTGGACGGTTTCATCGGGATTCTGGATGCCTATCTGGGACCGGCTCCCGAGAAGTTCGTCTACAAGGGAACGGAATATACGCCGCAGACCTTCGCCGCTTCGCTGGGGCTGGATATGGACGACTACATTTCGCTCACCTCCTTCACGCACCATCCCTTCTACACTACGTTCCCGATCGAAGTGGAGGATAACTGGTCGTGGGGATATTCCTATAACCTGCCGCTGGAGGAGTTCGTTTCGGTGCTCTCCGGTGCGGTCGACAAGGGATACACGATCTATTGGGATTCGGATGCCACCGAAGGCGGTTTCGCCTCGACCAAAGGGTATGCCGTGATCCGGGCGATCACCATCGACAACGTGGAGGAGAAGGACCGGGAGAGATGGCTGGCCATGAACCCCGTGGAACAGCGCATGTTCATTTCGAACCAGGGACGCTGTCCGTGGAAAGAGGTCGAAGTGACGCAGGAGATGCGCCAGAAGGCGTTCGACAGTCAGGCCACTTCCGACGACCACGGCATGCATATCATCGGCAAGGCCGTGGACCAGACCGGAAGCGAATTTTTCAAGGTGAAAAATTCGTGGGGTACGAACGGACAGGATTACGGGGGCTATTTCTATGCCTCCCGTCCTTACGTGACTTACAAGACGATTTGCGCGGTGGTCAACCGGAACGCCGTGCCGAAGGAAATCCTGAAGAAGTTCGATCGGAAGAAATAA
- a CDS encoding zinc-dependent metalloprotease, which yields MKKWIVLSFAALVAVSVTVADGYAKRPSKKKGAKTEQTAADSTKKKKKETPYEKIVKKPGCETVKGKFITIHKVGGKLYFEYPLKYMGRELLIGSKTTETSQPDVAIVGYMGNDPLHVKLEMQDSIVYMREINSFMGYDPDNKAMEKAVKQNFMDVSIKKYPVKAYTPDSSAVVLDVTELFTGDSKALSPIGGDGGGVVQISTRVQSDLARIEKVKAFDDNVTVASELTYSYTIKAFIFVLGSGRFSAKVTRTVMLLPEKKMHPRVADSRVGIFLVGKGKIDDTKDKMQLYTLATRWRLEPKDTAAYRRGELVEPAKPIVYYIDDAFPESWREPVKKGVLRWNKAFEQIGFKNAVQVKDFPKDDPSFDPDNLKYTCVRYIPIDTENAMGPSWTDPSTGEILNASVLIYNDVANLINKWRFVQTAQLDPRVRVSKMPKDVMDESIEYVVAHEVGHTLGLMHNMAASNAVPVDSLRSASYTQKYGTTPSIMDYARFNYVAQPSDKGVKLTPPDLGPYDYYAIKWLYTPIFDKSPKEEEAVLESWVDAKAGDPVYRYGHQQILSRYDPTALEEDLGDDPIKAGDYGIKNLKYILPHLSEWITDDPSGAHRKELYNTITNTYFRYMRNVMMNIGGIELTQVKDGTPGDRFKSVPRDVQKKSMRWVVNEIRNCDWIDDPELTSKFGLALRMSSNMKNVATTALLATAENVMLSSHLSDDPYTIQEYFNDLYNCVFESAIKGRKLTDGDKIMQRQAVLRIRAAAQSQWNRVKIASENPMVTANMTDTYAYLPSVDDIIAYGLDETGLVNRYADQLRAIEAKYGEGFLASQAAHTSFGYSYGYGFQPAVKIDRIDEVTGQYVAMLEKARTLVRNRVASCHPDDKGHYTSLLYFFESIKSKY from the coding sequence ATGAAAAAGTGGATTGTATTGAGCTTTGCAGCCCTCGTGGCCGTTTCGGTGACGGTGGCGGACGGCTATGCGAAGCGGCCTTCCAAAAAGAAAGGCGCCAAGACGGAGCAGACTGCTGCGGATTCGACCAAGAAGAAAAAGAAGGAGACCCCTTACGAGAAGATCGTCAAGAAGCCCGGCTGTGAAACCGTGAAGGGCAAATTCATCACGATTCACAAGGTGGGCGGCAAGCTCTATTTCGAATATCCCCTCAAGTATATGGGGCGGGAGCTGCTGATCGGTTCGAAAACGACCGAAACCTCCCAGCCCGACGTGGCTATCGTGGGTTATATGGGCAACGACCCGCTGCATGTGAAATTGGAGATGCAGGACAGCATCGTTTACATGCGGGAGATCAACAGTTTCATGGGATACGACCCCGATAACAAGGCTATGGAGAAAGCCGTCAAGCAGAACTTCATGGATGTCTCGATCAAGAAGTATCCCGTGAAGGCCTACACGCCCGACAGTTCGGCCGTGGTGCTCGATGTGACGGAACTCTTCACCGGCGACAGCAAGGCACTTTCGCCCATCGGCGGCGACGGCGGCGGGGTGGTGCAGATCTCGACCCGCGTGCAGAGCGACCTGGCCCGGATCGAGAAAGTCAAGGCTTTCGACGACAACGTGACCGTGGCTTCGGAGCTCACCTATTCCTACACGATCAAGGCCTTCATCTTCGTGCTGGGCAGCGGTCGCTTCTCGGCGAAAGTGACCCGTACGGTGATGCTGCTGCCCGAGAAGAAGATGCATCCCCGTGTGGCGGACTCCCGGGTGGGTATCTTCCTGGTCGGAAAGGGAAAGATCGACGATACGAAGGACAAGATGCAGCTCTATACGCTGGCTACGCGCTGGAGGCTGGAGCCGAAGGATACGGCGGCCTATCGCCGCGGCGAATTGGTCGAGCCGGCCAAGCCGATCGTCTACTATATCGACGATGCGTTTCCCGAATCGTGGCGCGAGCCGGTCAAAAAGGGTGTGCTCCGCTGGAACAAGGCTTTCGAACAGATCGGCTTCAAGAATGCCGTGCAGGTGAAGGATTTTCCGAAGGACGATCCGTCGTTCGATCCGGACAACCTGAAATATACCTGTGTGCGGTATATCCCGATTGACACGGAGAATGCCATGGGACCCTCGTGGACCGATCCTTCCACGGGCGAAATCCTCAATGCATCCGTGCTGATCTATAACGATGTGGCCAACCTGATAAACAAGTGGCGTTTCGTTCAGACCGCCCAACTCGATCCCCGGGTGCGCGTGAGCAAGATGCCGAAGGACGTGATGGACGAGTCGATCGAATATGTCGTGGCGCACGAGGTGGGGCACACCCTCGGGCTGATGCACAACATGGCCGCGTCGAATGCCGTGCCGGTCGATTCGCTGCGCAGCGCCAGCTATACGCAGAAGTACGGGACCACGCCTTCGATCATGGACTATGCCCGGTTCAACTATGTGGCCCAGCCGTCCGACAAGGGCGTGAAACTGACGCCTCCCGATCTGGGCCCGTACGATTACTATGCGATCAAGTGGCTCTACACGCCGATTTTCGATAAGAGTCCGAAAGAGGAGGAGGCCGTGCTCGAGAGCTGGGTGGACGCCAAGGCGGGCGATCCGGTTTACCGTTACGGCCACCAGCAGATTCTGAGCCGCTACGATCCGACCGCGCTGGAGGAGGACCTCGGCGACGATCCCATCAAGGCGGGCGATTACGGCATCAAGAACCTGAAATACATTCTGCCCCATCTGAGCGAATGGATCACGGACGATCCTTCGGGTGCTCACCGCAAGGAGCTGTACAACACCATTACCAATACCTATTTCCGTTACATGCGCAACGTGATGATGAACATCGGCGGTATCGAACTTACGCAGGTGAAGGACGGCACGCCGGGCGACCGTTTCAAATCGGTTCCCAGAGATGTGCAGAAGAAATCCATGCGCTGGGTGGTCAACGAAATCCGCAACTGCGACTGGATCGACGATCCGGAACTGACCTCCAAGTTCGGTCTGGCGCTGCGCATGTCTTCCAACATGAAGAATGTGGCCACCACGGCCCTGTTGGCTACGGCGGAGAACGTGATGCTCTCGTCGCACCTGTCGGATGATCCCTACACGATCCAGGAGTATTTCAACGACTTGTACAACTGCGTTTTCGAAAGTGCGATCAAGGGCCGCAAGCTGACCGACGGCGACAAGATCATGCAGCGGCAGGCCGTGCTGCGGATTCGTGCCGCGGCCCAGAGCCAGTGGAACCGGGTCAAGATCGCGAGCGAAAATCCGATGGTCACTGCCAACATGACCGACACCTATGCCTATCTGCCTTCGGTGGACGATATCATTGCGTACGGGCTCGACGAGACGGGACTGGTGAACCGTTATGCCGACCAGCTCCGGGCCATCGAGGCCAAATACGGAGAGGGATTCCTGGCCTCCCAGGCTGCGCACACCAGCTTCGGGTACAGCTACGGATACGGATTCCAGCCGGCCGTCAAGATCGACCGTATCGACGAGGTGACGGGACAGTACGTAGCCATGCTGGAGAAAGCCCGTACGCTGGTGCGCAACCGGGTCGCCTCGTGCCATCCCGACGACAAGGGGCACTACACCTCGCTGCTCTATTTCTTCGAATCCATTAAATCGAAATATTGA